Within Desulfolithobacter dissulfuricans, the genomic segment CTTGATGTACAGCGTATCCACATCAATGGTGTCGGTCTGCTCGGCATTGGCCACAGCAGACTCTATTACCTTGCGAAGAATGCGCGCTGCCTTCTTGGGCATGAACTTCAGAGTGGTAATGGCTGTTTCCACATCCTTACCCCTGACCACGTCAGCAACCAGTCGCGCCTTCTGCGGCGAGATACGAATATATTTTGCGACGGCTTTCGTTTCCATCTTTTAACTCCTATCGCGTGTCACCCAGGCGGTATTTTTATAAAAGTCTCGTCCCGCCTCTCAAAGAACGTAACTTCTATGATTCGTTATGCAGAACCAGCCATCCTGCAATTGTGTTAGCGCTTCTTACCTTTTTTGTCAGCGGCGTGACCATAGTAGGTCCGGGTGGGTGAAAACTCACCAAGCTTGTGACCAACCATGTTCTCCGTGACATAGACCGGGATAAACTTTTTTCCGTTATGCACGGCAAAGGTCAGACCTACCATTTCAGGAATGATATCGGATCGGCGCGACCAGGTTTTTATTACCCTGCGATCGCCGGATTCCTGGGCCCTGATCACCTTTTTCATCAGATGATCATCGACAAAAGGACCCTTTTTGACAGAACGAGCCATATCAAAATACTCCAGATTGTTCTTTGAAAGTCATGCCTCAGTTACACTGAAACCGGCT encodes:
- the rpsS gene encoding 30S ribosomal protein S19, which encodes MARSVKKGPFVDDHLMKKVIRAQESGDRRVIKTWSRRSDIIPEMVGLTFAVHNGKKFIPVYVTENMVGHKLGEFSPTRTYYGHAADKKGKKR
- the rplV gene encoding 50S ribosomal protein L22 encodes the protein METKAVAKYIRISPQKARLVADVVRGKDVETAITTLKFMPKKAARILRKVIESAVANAEQTDTIDVDTLYIKSIEINGGPMLKRYRPRAMGRATRILKRTSHITVVVDEA